In Colwellia sp. M166, a genomic segment contains:
- the rplD gene encoding 50S ribosomal protein L4 codes for MELALKDASGALEVSETTFGLEFNEALVHQVVVAYAAGARAGTRAQKTRSEVSGGGAKPWRQKGTGRARAGTSRGPIWRTGGVTFAAKPQDHSQKVNRKMYRGAIKSILSELVRQERLVVVENFTVETPKTKELVAKLNGLELKDVLIVTPELDENLFLSARNLYKVDVRDVDGIDPVSLVGFEKVLMTASAVKQLEEMLG; via the coding sequence ACAACTTTTGGACTTGAGTTTAATGAAGCTCTTGTACACCAAGTAGTAGTTGCTTATGCAGCAGGTGCTCGTGCAGGTACTCGTGCTCAAAAAACTCGTTCAGAAGTTAGTGGCGGTGGCGCAAAACCATGGCGTCAAAAAGGTACTGGCCGTGCACGTGCTGGTACTAGTCGTGGTCCAATCTGGCGTACAGGTGGCGTAACATTCGCTGCTAAGCCACAAGATCACAGCCAAAAAGTTAACCGTAAAATGTACCGTGGTGCGATTAAAAGCATCCTTTCTGAGTTAGTTCGTCAAGAACGCTTAGTTGTGGTAGAAAATTTTACAGTTGAAACACCAAAAACTAAAGAATTAGTAGCTAAACTAAACGGTTTGGAGTTAAAAGACGTATTAATCGTTACTCCAGAACTTGATGAGAACTTGTTCTTGTCAGCGCGTAACTTGTATAAAGTTGACGTTCGTGACGTAGACGGTATTGACCCAGTTAGTTTGGTTGGTTTCGAAAAAGTTTTGATGACTGCGTCTGCAGTTAAACAACTTGAGGAGATGTTAGGATGA